From Topomyia yanbarensis strain Yona2022 chromosome 1, ASM3024719v1, whole genome shotgun sequence, one genomic window encodes:
- the LOC131687186 gene encoding small ribosomal subunit protein uS2 — protein sequence MSGNLDILALKDEDVTKMLAATTHVGSTSVNFQMESYVFKRRPDGVHIINLGRTWEKLLLAARCIASIEYPGEVFAISSRPLGQRAVLKFAHYTEATPIAGRFTPGAFTNQIQPAFREPRLLIVTDPLTDHQPVTEASYVNIPVIAFCNTDSPLKFVDIAIPCNTKAPHSIGLMWWLLAREVLRLRGKITHDKWDIKPDLFFYRDPEEAEKEQAAIEAAPAAKDQYPDEAIVPVEEGATWTSDDAPAPAAAAASAQPAAIPALMQSDDWNEDDTQTAATWGGGGGF from the exons ATGTCGGGAAATCTAGACATTCTCGCCCTGAAGGATGAGGACGTTACCAAGATGCTGGCCGCGACCACCCACGTCGGCAGCACCTCCGTCAACTTCCAGATGGAATCGTACGTGTTCAAGCGCCGCCCGGACGGTGTGCACATCATCAATCTCGGTCGCACCTGGGAAAAGTTGCTGCTGGCGGCGCGTTGCATTGCCAGCATCGAGTACCCCGGTGAG GTCTTCGCCATCTCATCGCGTCCGCTGGGACAGCGTGCCGTACTGAAGTTTGCGCACTACACCGAAGCAACCCCGATTGCCGGCCGTTTCACGCCCGGTGCCTTCACCAATCAGATCCAGCCGGCATTCCGTGAGCCTCGTCTGCTGATCGTGACGGATCCGTTAACCGATCATCAACCCGTGACGGAGGCGTCGTACGTCAACATTCCGGTCATTGCCTTCTGCAACACCGACTCGCCGCTTAAGTTCGTCGATATTGCCATCCCGTGCAATACCAAGGCACCGCACTCGATCGGATTGATGTGGTGGCTGTTGGCCCGTGAGGTTCTGCGGCTGCGCGGAAAAATCACCCACGACAAGTGGGACATCAAGCCGGATCTGTTCTTCTATCGTGATCCGGAGGAGGCGGAGAAGGAACAGGCAGCTATCGAAGCTGCTCCGGCTGCCAAGGATCAGTATCCGGATGAAGCCATCGTACCGGTGGAGGAAGGTGCAACATGGACCAGTGATGATGCACCGGCTCCGGCTGCTGCTGCGGCTTCGGCACAGCCGGCTGCCATTCCGGCTCTGATGCAGTCCGATGATTGGAACGAAGATGATACCCAGACCGCGGCAACGTGGGGAGGTGGCGGTGGTTTCTAA